A window of the Desulforegula conservatrix Mb1Pa genome harbors these coding sequences:
- a CDS encoding transposase: MSERQSLSHSTWECKYHVVWIPKYRKKTIYVELRKYLGDVFRDLARQKESAIL, translated from the coding sequence ATGAGCGAGAGACAAAGCCTAAGCCATAGTACCTGGGAATGCAAGTATCATGTAGTATGGATTCCAAAGTATAGAAAAAAGACTATTTATGTAGAATTGAGGAAATATTTGGGAGATGTATTTCGAGATTTGGCCAGACAAAAAGAAAGTGCAATATTG